The genome window TAGGCAAAGGGGGTACCTCCACACTGCTACGGGATGTGCTGTggggacagacgggaagggaggcTACTGTGAAGCCTGGGTGCATTATGGAACTCCCAGAGGAGGCGGGAAGGCTGTGGAGGTGGGTTGGGGTGGCGAGGAGCCAAATAGCTCCTGGGTAAATTTCTTTTTACACTCCTATAACAGGTTGGACCATGTCTAGCTGTTTCTGGTCTCCATTTTTTACTTTCCCGTGAAGGGATGGGGCCAAGCTAGGGTTTAGAAGGTGGAGAGTAGAAAAGCAAGCTCCCGCTGTACAGTTCATCCCTGGGCACAGGGAATCCAGAGACCAGAGGCTGAGCTAAAAGGACCAAAGACAGTCCATCCCCTAATAGGGAAGCAGAGTCCACTCTGCCCTGGGAAGGGAGCCTGCAGACCAAGGCAGAAGCAGCGGATAATGGAGGGCAGAGGCAGTGAGGTAGCTGGATGAAGAGGTGGAACATGTCTCTTGGCAGGGGAGAAAGTAGAGGCATCTTCTAGAAAAATGATGTCATTGGAGCTGAGCAAGAGGCTTAAGGGAAGTGTTCAAGACCTCCACAGTCTGTCCCAGTGTACCTTTCTGGCCTGGCTATTCCCCTTCATACATCCTGGGTCCGCTGAATTTCCATCCTATTCTGAACACTTCCCATTTCCCCACCTTTCAGCCTTGTGTTTGTTTCCTTTCCTTGGCATTTGTCTCCTTTCTCCTACCTTCtctaagtctttcttttttttttttaaagagagagagagaaggacaggaagggacagacagacaggaagggagagagattagaagcatcaacttgttattgcagccctttaattgttcattgattgctttcttttacatGCCTTtaaagggggtgggtgggaaggggggattcagctgagccagagacgacttgctcaagccagagagaccttgggcttcaagccagcgaccatgaggtcatgtctatgatcccatggttaagCCATTgactccgcgctcaagctggtgagccagcacttaatccatatgagcctgcactcaagctaaatgagttcgcgctcaagctagtgaccttggggtttgagtgtgggtcttcagcatcccaggtcaatgctctatctgcgccaccgcctggtcaaccTAAGTCTTTTCTATTCTTCAagtcttagagcaggggtccccaaactttttacacaggggcccagttcactgtccctcagaccgttggagggccggactataaaataaaactatgaacaaatccctatgcacactgcacatatcttattttaaagtaaaaaaacaaaacaggaacaaatacaatatttaaaataaagaacaagtaaatttaaatcaacaaactgaccagtatttcaatgggaactatgggcctgcttttggctaatgagatggtcaatgtccggttccatatttgtcactgctagccataacaagttatatgatgcacttccggagctgtgacgcatgcatcccgcgtcactggaagtagtactgtacgtgagcaatgccgccacatacagtactccaggagcatcctgtgctcctctcactgaccaccaatgaaagaggtgccccttccagaagtgcggcagggatggataaatggcctcagagggctgcatgcagcccgcgggccgtagtttggggacccctgtcttagaatcTACTTCCTCCAAGAAGACTTAGATTCCATTCTTCATTGGGAACAGTCCTTCCCTCCTCTGAACTCCTTATCTGTCTGTCACCAAAGAAGTCACTTAGCCATCACCACCTAGTAGTAAGGAGTACTGAGGACAAAAGCTATTCCCTGGGCAGCTCTGTGTTTTCCGCACCCATAGCTCATCGCTCACACAGGCCCTGTGGAAGAGGGACCGGACAAACACGGTACAAGCTCAGGCTGGTGCAGTATCCCCTTTACCAGCTCCCAtggcagctctctctctctctgcttggcTAGGGCCCTGTAGGCACCAGTCTTAGCCAGGAGCTACCAGAATCCTGGACATTCGTCCTTTAGTAGCTCCAGCCCCTTGCTAATTCTGCTTCCTGGTCAATCCAAGGATGAACCCAGCATACTCTTTACCTGCCCCACAGCTTCCTCCTCTCACAGTGTGAGGTACCACCAGGATGGTTCCCTCAAGCACATTGATTCAGGGAGCAACCTCTGGGCTGTCCATGTCCTGGTCACCTGGCATACCCCAGGGCTATGTGTTTTGGGTTTTCGCATGCTGGTCAGAGGGCTTATCTGACCCTCACATGGGGCTGGTTATCCCTTGGTATCAGCCCTACTGGTTGATTTCCACCGCAGTTCATATTTGGCCTGGGTCAGAGAAGTTCACTTATTGAATGAACTTAAtgatgtattgtgtgtgtgtgtgtgtgcgtgtgtgcagaGCCACAAAGAGATGTACTAAGTTTACGGGTGCGTGCTAACTGGTAAGTGAACATAACCTGCTTCTTTCCCTTAAGGAAGTGCCACCCCTCATCCCCACCTCATTAATATCTTGGTTTCTGTCCTTGAAAAAACAAGTTGGACAACTCTGCAAAGTCCCCGCTAGCCCTGATCTGCCATTGTGCCCTGCATGTGTGTATCTTAGCTCCTTTGTCAGAACAGATTGACAATCATAAGAAAAAGATTCTTGTCCAAGGTGGCAGGAATTTAAACCCCGCCTGGGTGTTGAAACCCTTGGTGATTCGGAGCTCAAAGGTTTTGTACTTGAGGCTGAAGGGAAAGGATTTCCCTCTCCTAACAAGAATTTGATAATGTTCTTCACCAGAAGGACCACAAGAATTCCAGACCTGCACTGGCCAATAAGGACTACATGTGACTATTTAAGAGTAATTACCCCTGGCTGGGTAggtcggctggttagagcatcgtccttaagcacagaggttgccggtttgatccccggtcagggcacatacaggaacagattgatattctgtttctctctctctcccttcctctctttctaaaatcaataaaataaacattaaaaaaataaaacaaatgaaagtaattaaaattaaatataatttaaaaactagcTCCTCAGTCATAGCAGCAACATTTCAAGTACTCAAGAGTCAcacatggtgcctgaccaggcggtggcgcagtggatagagcgttggactgggatgcagaggacccaggttcgagcccccgaggtcgccaacttgagcgtgggctcatctggtttgagcaaggctcaccagcttggacccaaggtcgctggcttgagtaaggggttacttggtctgctgtagccccacggtcaaggcacatatgatgttgcaatgaaaaactaatgattgatgcttctcatctctctccattcctgtctatctgtccctatctattcctctctctgactctctctctgcctctgtaggaaaaaaaaaagagtcacatgtggctagtagCTGCCGTATTGGATAACACAGATGCAGAACCTGTCTGTCTTCACACGGAAACATCTACAGAACAGTAGTCTTCCAGACTAgcgattttcaacccttttcatctcatgaaacacagaaactaattactaaaattctgtggcacagaatacatttttttgctaatctgaccaaaaaatgtacaattttgattcattcacaccagatgactactgttgtgttggctgttgtcgttttttaaatttgaaaatctaagggaaaagaagtcagtgcccctcactaaatagttaggtattgcatgtttttaaaattcttggagcacactggttgaaaatcactattcTAGACTGTATCTTGCACaggaggaaacagaggcccagagaggcctcAATATTCGTCAAGAATATTGTGGGCAGATCTGGGCCTAGAAAAAAGGTACCCTGACCCCCGAGCCTGCCTTACTGACCtattctctccttcctccatgcCTCTCTGGACGCCCAGCACAGAGCCCTAGTGGGCCCAGCACTTGGGCCTGGCGGCTGGTCTGGTCTCAAGGGATGTTTATGACTGAGCAGCGCTCCAGATGCTGCACATTCTTCCTGGGGTCAGACCTGCCCCCGGGCACTCAGGGAATTAGCTTCTCTGAAGGGCCCCAGATCTTCTTTCTGGAGCTGCCCTCTTCCTGGCCAGTCCTGGAGGCTGGTTGGTTTAGGGGCACTGGCTGGGCTCTTTGATTGTCGGGGGTGAGGCTACAAGGCTGCGTGGATCCCCTGTTGGAGAGATACTTCTGGTCAAGGAGGGGTAGACAGAGGACAGGAAATTGCACCCCATGTATCTTCCAGGGTCTACAAGTCCAGCACAAGGGGCATCTGGGAACAGGGCTTCTTCCAGGCCAACCTTGGGGCCGCATTTGGCGGGAACTGGATCTGCCTTCACCTGCagtgctgtgggggtggggggcagagggtgTGATGGAAAGAGCAGGGAGTGGGGCGTCCTGGGGTGGGGATAGAGGGTGAGAGGCCAGGGGAGGGGGCGCCCGGGAGCGCCCTGACCTCGCCGGCTGTTGGGAGgtggaggggatgggggttgggggagaagaggggagtctGGCAGCCAATGGGAGGGAGGATCTCGTTTCAAAAGGGTTAACCCACAGCCAATGGGAGCCTGGGGGAGCGGATCCTGCTCACTCCATTCAAGAATCCCAAGTATTCAAGATGGACGGCAGGGAGtgtggaaggagaaagggggcGAGGGGGGAAGAACCAGATCGGCGGAGGAGAGGGTGCAGCGGCCGGCAGGCCCCGGGCTCTCGGTCTCGGGGGCGGGTGGAGGCGCGGCCGCGAGGCATCGGCGCCCAGCCTGGGAGCGGAGCTGTTGAGGGGCGAGAGGGTGTGCGAGGGGGGGAGCGCGGCCGGGGAGGGAAGccaagagggagggaaaggcagagaaagagccCGGGAAGAAGGAGGTGGCAGGCAGAGGAACGTAACGAAGAGCCATGTGTAGGTATCGGGAGCTCCCAGAAGGGTAACGCCAGCGATTTTCGGTTTTCTTCTCtgtcggggaggggaggggtggtctgggctctttctctcctcttctttctcccccaccccccattctccTCCACTCGTGGGCATCTCCTCTATCTCTTCCTTTCCAAACAACTCTTAACAGGGAAACACTAGGTATGTCTTGCTGGGGCGGCCTCACTGTCATTTTCCAGTGGGGGGTGTTGTAGGGTGGGGAGGCGTGGGGTGCTCTGCTGGGCAGGGCTGCGGCTGGGCCATCTGGCCATGCCCGAGTGTGTGAGGGTGTGCGAGGGTGTGGGGCCTTGGCGGGTGTGTTCAGAGGGAAAGGCGGTGTCCGAAGGGCTAGAACAGGGCAGAGTTCTGCATCTTGAGAAGTTAGGCTAAGCCAGGGGACTGTGTGTGGGGGTGAGGCCTGCCTTGACTAAGAGTTGTGGGGTATTAGGGGGTGCGGGAGGTGGGGAACTGTGTGCTCACTCCAGTGCTTGCTGTTTGGGGTAAGTGTGTAGTAAGGGCTGAGTTGTGCAGCAACTGTGGCTGGGAGTTGTGattgtgcgtgcgtgtgtgtggtcCAGCctcgaggtgtgtgtgtgtgtggaggggggggcaCAGTTGGGTGTTGAGAGAGAGCCCCtcacctcccctcttctcccctgcccctctcatcCCATTCACAGAACACGGCTTTCAAGACCCTCCTGGTCTCCTCCTCCTGTCGCCATGGCtgcggggagggggtgggaggagacagTTGGGGCCAGCCGCTGCCCCTGCTGCTCCAGCTAACCCTCCACcggccctttctctcccttccgcAGGCTGGGCCCCATCCCCTGCTGCTCTGGGGGGCAGGGGCCGGAAGATGGTGGCCAatgaggagggggagtggagagaaCTTGAGCcgggcctcccctcccccatttcctccTCGGTCTCTACACCGCCTCTGGAAGGAgctgggggatggctcctgggcccGAGGTGGGGGAAGGGCCCTGCTGGCTGGTGAAGCGCAGGGAATCCCGCCCTGGAGTGAGTTGGGTGTGAGGGCTGAGGGGATCTTGGTCCCAGCCACCTCTCTTCTCCCCAGAAGAGATCTGGGCACTCTTGGGTAAAGAAGCTTCCTCTAGCCTCCCTCAAGTTGGCTGGGCAGTCCTGGCTTTGCCCCTCTGCCCACTGTTGACACGATCCAGTTCCCAGCTGGGACTGGTTTGCCCAACCCAGGAGCAGAGGCCTGGTGACTGACCCTAGCAGGGCCTTAGTTTCCGTCCATTCGAACTGTGCAAACTATGGGACAGGGCCCTGTGTTTGCAGATTACAGGAACAAACTCTGCCTGGGAGGGCGGGAGAGAGCCTCTGCTGCTTCCTGAGCGGGTGGGAGAAGGCTGGAGGAGAAGCCCGGAGGAAGAGCTCCCAACTGGATTCTGTCCTCCATTCCTCCTGCTGGCTgtggagtggggaggagggcatGGCTCAGAGCCTTCTCTGGCCTGTACACCAAGGAATCGTCCCACAGCCTTTGCACCTCTGAGTTGCCCACAGTTCACCAGGTCAGAGCTGGCGCTGGTAGCTAGGTGTGTACCCCACGAGAAGCTGGAACCTTTGACTATATGCAGGTTCCCCTCCACTAGGGTAGGATGGTGAAGTTCTGGGGGGAGCTTGAATTCCTAATGGGAATCCCTGGATGAAACGAAACAATTTAGGTTCTAACCCCACTGCCAGTGAAAGCCTATCCCTACCATTCATTATGAAAGAGGGAGTCACCCTCACCATTTTGCTTCATGCTGAGTCTATCAAGTGTACTTTGAAGACCTCGGAGGAGAGCACGGGTGAGGCATCACCCCAGCTTCCACCTCCGACCTGAAAGCTTTGCTGCCTGGGGACCTGTGACTATAGTCGCCCCCCTCTGGTCCTGGAGCTTTGGCCAAGGTGTCCCCTTGAGGGCTAGAACTCCCCTTTATCTAAACTAAAACGGGGAGAGGGCTTTAAAAGAGTAAGGAAGAATGAAAGGCTGTGGTCCTGGTCGGCAAGCTCCTCTTCCGAAGGAGAGCTGGCAGAGATCCACACCCACATAACGCAAGTGTCCCCCAATCTTCTGGGATTTCCACTCGTCGTTTCCTCTGAAGACTGAGTACCAAGCTGAGCGTATCCCTTCAGCTGTGCTTCCAAGGACCCTGTTCCCCAACCCCAAATCCAGGATAAGATGGTCGTAGTGCTGGGAGGGGTGTGAGAAAGCAGGTaaggaggaatggagagaagaTAGAGGATTAGCGCTGGGAATGGAGAAGCTGTACCGGAGATGCGAAGGCAGAGGGCGGCTGAGTGGGCCGGGGTCTGGGAGAGGGGTGAGGAGGCAGGGCCGGCACGTCCTTGCTGCAGGCCGGGGCTCTTTTCACATTGTGCTACTGTCTGCACCTACCACTAGCAGTGCAATGTTAAAAGGGCATTGGCCGTGTAGTGCTATCAGCGCCGGCTGCCTCCTCAGCGTCGAGACTTCCTCTCCCATCTGGGCACCAATCAGCTACCCTGGTGGGACTGGGGGAATCCTCCCTGTTCCAGTCAAATAGCTCACATTTCCGGAAGCACTTCCACCTGCAGCCCTGTGTGCTAGACACTAATTATGGTGAACATTAATGACTTGGCAAGTCACAACCCCATTGCACAGATAGAAAAACTAAGCCAGAGGGTTTAAGCAGTATACCCAACATTCTATATCTTAAATTGCAGAGCCTAGATATAAACCTATCCTAAATCTGACAGTTCAACCCATCTTTTTGTAGACCTATTTGAAGAGGTTTGAGTAGGCTCTCATCTGAGCTGATGGGTAGAAGGTTTTGATGCCACCTGCTGGTTAGATGAGGGTATCTTCTAAAGTCTCCAGCCTTTAAGGACAAAAGTGGCTTGGCTAAGGAGGAGTTCCCAGACCTGGCCTGGGATCGGAGGCTGGTGAGTGGAGAAGATTGGGAGGATTCTTGTTGTCACCCAGGTAGACCACCATTAGAACAAGGAGCTGcacaggaaaggggaaagagctAACCTGAAAGGACTTCTCCAGGAGCAAGGACGGGCATTCCAAAGCTGTGGCTCCTTTCCTGGTTCTTCAGAGGTAGAAAGACATCATAGCCATCTGTAATTCCCAGCATGACCTGTGTTGGCCACAGGTGTTGAATAATGATGCTGCTTGAGTGTAGTTCTGTCTGGGCAACCAGGGTTTGGACTGCATTGCCTACGGCCTGATCTTAGAGACTAAATAGTATCCCTGAACCAAGCCTGCAGAAGGATTCTTCCAAGAGATTACAGGAACTTGAGAGCAAAACCATGCAGTTTACTCTTGTTTACCACAGTGCCTAGTTGGCTGAGCAAGAACTTAAAAATAGattgagaggcctgacctgtggtggcgcagtggataaagcgtcgacctggaaatgctgaggtcgccggttcgaaaccctgggcttgcctggtcaaggcacatatgggagttgatgcttcctgctcctcccccttctctctctctctctcctttctaaaatgaataataataaaaaaattaaaaaaaaaaatagattgagaataaccaagcggtggtgcagtggatagagcgtcggactgagatgcagaagacccaagttagaaacctcgaggttgtcagcttgagcccaaggtcgctgacttgagcaagaggtcacttggtttgctgtagctccctggtcaaggcacatatgaggaagcaatcaatgaacaactaaaggaactgatgcttctcatctctcttaccttcctgtctgtccctatctatcctctctctgcctctgttaaataaataaataaataggcagaTTTGGTCAGCTGTTCAAGAGGGCAACTAATTTGTACCTGATCTTCAAGGTCAAAGCTTGGGGCTTCAGAAACCTTCCTGAACCTTGGTGCAAGAAATGGGACCGAGAGGGACAAGATTCTGGGCCTCTGGCTGGAGCCTGAGGAACTTCAGCCATATGGAAACGGAACGAGACAGACCCCCAACCCAAGACCTCTCAGATGGGGGTGTGTTTGCCATCATACTCTCCTGTCTTACAGATCCTTTCTGTTCTTCGGCTCAGACAGCTCCAATCTGATGTTGACAGTATTTGAGATGCTATACAATTTATGTCCCATACTTTCTTCAGTCTATTAACATTTCTCTTAGAGTCTCTGGGCATGAAATAGCCATTTGATGTCACTCcactcttgttttaaaaaaaaacccaaaccaacaCGAGAACTTTTCAGTGTTTTCCAATGCTCTTGGGATGAAATCTAGCTTCCTTAGGTGGCCTATGGCTGCCTCCTGTCTTTCTGGTGTCATCTTCTCACCCATTTGCACCTATGTCCCAGAGACACGAAAGATTTCCTCTATATTGACAAAGTTTGAGCCACTTGTCAGTTCTCTGCCTGAAACAATCTCTCTCCCCTCATTGTCCCGTTTGCCCACCCAACTCCTCATCCTTCCAGCACCATCTGTGTCATCACTTCTGCTAACCTTTCTTGCAAATTCCTTAGCTTACTCCCCATCCTTGTTCAGACCATGTAACTTCTACTGGCATCGCCTGGTTACTGTCCTCCCACTAGACTGCCATGAAGTCCAGGCATGCTGCCTTGTTCTGCTCGGCATCCCAGTGGTGACCACCATGCCTGCAGGTAGTAATTGCTCTACAGATCCCTGCAACCCCAGTGAATGCATCGGGGAAATAACAAGCTAGCTTACCAAAAACAAAACGATCCTTTATGATGTGTGCAGTCCTCCCTGCAGTTGTCAGTGACCCAACAACAGCTATTTCATATCACTGCCAAAAATTGCACTAGGGTCACATGGTTGCATCGATGCTGCAATTTTGAGCTGTTTTGTTTCAGCTGGCAGGGCAGCATCTTGGCCGATCAATTTTCCTTTTAGCCTCAAGTGTAGCTATGAGCTGACTGAAACATCAGTGTCAGGTGCAAAGGCAGTGGGACCCAAGAACACCCTAGTGCGGGGATGAGCCTCCTCCCGATGTCCGATCCTGGATCCAGGcaaaaaatgtattcatcatcAAGGGCTCCGGTCAACTAGAACTGTCTTGGATGTTCCAACTGGAATATCTCACAAAAGCCATCCCTCTTCCTCAGCAAAGCATCACCTGAGGACCCATCCTTTGGTGAAAGCTCCGGTGGGGGTCCTGCCACAGATAAAGCAATTGCTGCCCCCTAGTGGCAGGAAAGGACGGGTGGGGAGGGTGACTGGTACTTGCACAAGAAAGGAAAGTCGGAACAGCACTTCAGctgcttttctcctttttattaaaaatagaccCAAACACTTTATGTATCATACAAAAGTTTCATTCGCTGGTGGCAGCCACGAGGACGCCTGGCCCTGCAGTACTGATTTCCCACCTCCCTTCCAAGGGACTGGGTCCCAGGAAGCAGTGgctgggcctgggggaggggcctgTTCTACGGGCTGCTTTCGCCACCCCAACCGGTGGCAGAAGTTAGATACTGGAAAGTGCCTCCTTAGTGCCAAGATAAACACGTGGAGTGAAATGGAAACCCCTGTGATTCCTTTACTTCCCGGGGCCTGGACTTGAGGTttttcctcccacccccagaaTCGTACTAATGGGGTGGGATGCTTGAGAGACTGGTATCTCCCTGTCAGACCAAAATGTCATCCCAACCCAAGCCTTTTCTTTGCTATTCTGTGGCCCTGGATATACCAGCCCCTTTACTCAGGATTCGTCCTCCGTTCACTTGATAAAGTGGAGCAACAACTGATTTCTCCCATGGTCCTCTGCCTGAGTGTGCCCTGCTGTCACCTCCACTCAGGACCTTGGGGCTAGGTGGGCCCATCACCATATCCCTGACTGCTGCCCACTCCTGAGCCTTGAACACCCCTGGGGTACCCCAGGCCCCTGTTCCAAAGAGGCCTGGGGGTGATGAGGTGGAGGCGGGAGGGGCTGGTGGGAGCCTGGTCCCCCCAGGGGTGGCACAGTACTCATGCTGGTATGGACAGCTTGGCAGGGCCAGGGGTCAGGTATGGGAGGGTGGGGCATGCGGAAGAAGGACGCTGCCTGCCTGAGCCCCTCAGTCCCAGCCATTGTCCTTCACCATGTGAGACATTTCAATGATGTACTTCCCCTCCTTGTACTTCTGGCTTGTCTCAAAGGCTTGTTCCTGGTGGAGAGCAGGCAGTGAATGTGGGACCAGGCAGTCCCCTCCTGTATTACCGCTGTCCCCAACGTCACCCTCACCCAGTCCACCCCCCTGGGCTTGGAAGGCCATGGAGACTGTCCACTTGGGAGGTTGCCTCCCTCATGGGAACTTACATATTTCCAGCCCAGTGTGGTTTTGCAGCTCTCGCAGAAGATGTCAGCTACCGAGTGGAGCCCCGTGAGCAGAAGGCGCTGTTCTGCTGGCCCACAACCCACGTTGACCCTGTCTCAGGAAACAGGAAGGACCCAGCACACAGTGGGGTCACTCTGTCGGTCCAGCCCCCAAACACACAGCCCAAAGGGACTTCTGTCTGGAGAGCTTAACCCACCCAACTGGGAGCCCCTGCCTTCAGAAACCCACCCTTTATGCATAGAGCCTGGGCCTTCTTCCTCCAATGTGAGATTCCAGTTCTGCCCAGACTCCCAAGAGAACAGCACTGAGTTTCTGAACCCCTTTGCAAGAGGGGAGGCAAAGCAGGGATGCAAGGCCACCTTCTCATGGCACACCCCTTTTCTCTACAGAAGGAAACGACGCACACACGCAAGCACACACGCACAAGGAGAGAAGTGGACTCACACGGAGTTAAACAGGTAGGCTCGGCCATGGCTCCCTTGGAAGGACTGTGGAGACACAGGACAGGCAGTGACTACTGGGTAAGCCCGGTCTCGGAGGCACGGAGGAGGGAGGGCATGCTGCCTTGCCTCACCCCAGGTGAGTTCAAGCCTGgctggggagaggctgggagTGGCAGGCCCCCACGTGGCATACCTTGGAAATAAGCTCATCGTGTTTGGCCAGGTGCGCGCGGCAGTGGACGCAGCTGTAGGTGCGGTGGCAGCGGGGCAGGTAGCTCCGGAAGGTCTTGGTGGGAAGGC of Saccopteryx bilineata isolate mSacBil1 chromosome 1, mSacBil1_pri_phased_curated, whole genome shotgun sequence contains these proteins:
- the YPEL4 gene encoding protein yippee-like 4 isoform X1, which encodes MPSCDPGPGPACLPTKTFRSYLPRCHRTYSCVHCRAHLAKHDELISKSFQGSHGRAYLFNSVVNVGCGPAEQRLLLTGLHSVADIFCESCKTTLGWKYEQAFETSQKYKEGKYIIEMSHMVKDNGWD
- the YPEL4 gene encoding protein yippee-like 4 isoform X2, with translation MHLPLFPANLLRCFTCDRLCGGCTAPAPPARQGIALQPVMPSCDPGPGPACLPTKTFRSYLPRCHRTYSCVHCRAHLAKHDELISKSFQGSHGRAYLFNSVVNVGCGPAEQRLLLTGLHSVADIFCESCKTTLGWKYEQAFETSQKYKEGKYIIEMSHMVKDNGWD